In Labilibaculum sp. DW002, the genomic window GGTGTCATTGGAATTATAATTCTGGGGCATATGATTACCATTCCAACGGCTATGGCAGTTGCTGAAATTGCGACCAACCAAAAGGTCCTCGGTGGAGGAGCATACTATATCATTTCTCGATCGTTCGGTTTGAATATTGGAGCAGCAATTGGTATTACGCTTTATTTATCTCAAGCCATATCGGTTGCTTTTTATATTATTGCATTTGGCGAAGCATTCGATCCCGTTATTCAATGGGTAGCCAATGATTTTGGTTGGCTGATCTATGATAAAAGATTAATTAGCATACCAACAATGGCACTTTTATCAGGATTATTCCTTTACAAAGGAGCCAATATTGGTATGAAAGCTTTGTATTTTGTTGTTGCCATATTAGGAATTGCTTTGGCCATGTTTTTCTTAGGATCTCCTGAGTCTGCTCCTCAAGATATTATTTTAGATGCAACTATTGAGAATCCGAAGAGCTTCTTCTATGTATTTACGATTATATTCCCTGCATTTACAGGGCTTGCAGCCGGCTTAGGTTTATCTGGAGAGCTGAAGAATCCTAAACGATCTATTCCGAGAGGGACTATCTGGGCAACCGTTGGTGGTTTAGTTGTCTATCTTTTTGCTGCCTATAAATTTACAGTTTCAGCTAGCCCTGAAGATTTAGATAGCAATCAGCTTATCATGAGTAATATTGCCATATGGGGGCCAATTATTCCAATAGGATTGGCTGCCGCTTCATTATCATCGGCATTGGGTTCAATTATGGTTGCACCACGCACCTTGCAGGCCATTGGTATGGATGATATCTTTCCACAGAAAGGCCTAAATAAATGGTTGAAAAAAGAGAATCAAAAAACAACTGAACCTCTGAATGCTTCAGTTATTTCTATAATTATTGCCTTCGTGTTTATATTTATTGGCGATGTTGATTTTGTAGCCCAGATCATTTCGATGTTCTTTATGGTAACATATGGTGCCATTTGTATGATTTCATTCCTTGAGCATTTTGCGGCTGATCCATCGTATCGACCTACTTTCCGTTCACGTTGGTATTTGTCATTAATGGGTGCGATTCTTTCATTCTGGATTATGTTCCAAATGAATATGACTTACGCTATTATTTCGTTACTGATTATGGGTGTGATATATTATGGGATAAATGTGAGTAATAAAGAACATCGGGGTCTTGCAAAACTTTTCCGAGGTGTTGTATTTCAATTGAGTCGATATCTACAAATTTTTGCACAGCGTGCCGAGAAAGTTGATAGAGAAGTGAGTTGGAGGCCTTTTGCAATTTGTATTTCTCAAGATACATTCAAACGTCGTTCTGCTTTTGATTTATTACGTTGGATTTCATATAAATATGGTTTCGGAACATACATTCATTACTTGGAAGGATTTCTAAACGAGGAAACAAATCTCGAATCCAAGAGAGTAATGGGTCGATTAATTAATTTAGCATCTGGCAGTAAAAATAGAGTTTATTTGGACACTATTATTAGTCCGTCAATGACTTCGGCAATTGCCCAAGTCATGCAGCTTTCAAGCATATCAGGACATGGTTATAATTCAATTCTTTTTGAATATTCTCGTACCGAGCCAGATCAGTTAAACTACGTGATTGACAACTATAATTTGATTGAATCAACTCAATTTGATGTTTGTGTTCTAAATACCTCGTTTAAAGGTTTTGGGTATCATCGCGAAATCCATGTTTGGATTGGAGCTGAAGACTTGGAAAATGCCAACCTAATGATCTTACTAGCCTATATTATTCAAGGCCATCCAGATTGGAAGAAAGGTACCATTAAGATCTTTGCCATCTATCCCGAGGATGAACTTGATAATCAGAAAGAGAAACTATTAGCGCTAATTAAATCTGGTAGACTGCCAATTTCACCAAGTAATATTGAATTAATCAATGCCAATTATGCAAATAAAAAGCAAGTAATCAGGCAAAATTCAATTGATGCTGATTTAAGTATTCTTGGGTTTAATCATGAAGATGTTGAGAAAGAAGGTGCTGATTTATTCACTGGATTTGAAGACATGGGAAATATTCTTTTTGTAAGTTCGTACAAGGAAATTAATATTAAGTAATGGATGATTTTATTAATGTTACCGATGATTTGGGAAGAGAAGTGAAAATTCCTTTTCCTCCTAAAAGGATTATTTCGGCCGTACCTTCTACTACTGAATTTTTATTTGATTTAGGTTTACATGAAAAGATCATCTCAAGAACTCGTTTTTGCAGATATCCTAAGGATGGAATTTCAAAACTTCCTAATATCGGCGGCACCAAAAACTTGCACATTGATAAAATAAGATTATTAAATCCTGATTTAATTTTAGCCAACGAGGAAGAAAATAATAAGGAACAAATTGAATCTTTATTCGACGAATACCCCGTTTATGTTTGTAAAGTTCGAAATTACGACGAAGCACTAAAAAATATCCTGAATACAGGAAAAATAACTGGTTCTGAACCAAAAGCATTTGAAATTGCCAATACAATTCATGCTGAATTTAGCCAGCTACCTGTTGTCACAAATAATTTAAAAGTGCTTTACCTAATTTGGAAAGATCCATATATGGCGGTTGGTAATGATACTTTTATCAACTCTCTGCTAGAAAAATGTGGTTTTTCAAACGCAGTTAGTCATCTTTCAAACAGGTATCCAAAACTAACAAGCGAAGACATCTTCGAAATAAATCCTGATTTGGTATTTTTATCTTCGGAACCTTTTCCTTTTGAGAATAAACATTGTGATGAGATTCAGAAAATCGCACCAAACTCGAAAATAGAATTGGTTGATGGAGAAATGTTTTCCTGGTACGAATCACATTTACTAAAAGCTGGGAAATATTTTAAAGATTTAATCTTAAAATTTAACCCTTAAAGATTATCAATCAAAAAATATCATTACAAT contains:
- a CDS encoding helical backbone metal receptor — protein: MDDFINVTDDLGREVKIPFPPKRIISAVPSTTEFLFDLGLHEKIISRTRFCRYPKDGISKLPNIGGTKNLHIDKIRLLNPDLILANEEENNKEQIESLFDEYPVYVCKVRNYDEALKNILNTGKITGSEPKAFEIANTIHAEFSQLPVVTNNLKVLYLIWKDPYMAVGNDTFINSLLEKCGFSNAVSHLSNRYPKLTSEDIFEINPDLVFLSSEPFPFENKHCDEIQKIAPNSKIELVDGEMFSWYESHLLKAGKYFKDLILKFNP
- a CDS encoding amino acid permease, with the translated sequence MADNLLKSKANFGTLPVFMTAISTILGAILFLRFGWAVGNVGFIGVIGIIILGHMITIPTAMAVAEIATNQKVLGGGAYYIISRSFGLNIGAAIGITLYLSQAISVAFYIIAFGEAFDPVIQWVANDFGWLIYDKRLISIPTMALLSGLFLYKGANIGMKALYFVVAILGIALAMFFLGSPESAPQDIILDATIENPKSFFYVFTIIFPAFTGLAAGLGLSGELKNPKRSIPRGTIWATVGGLVVYLFAAYKFTVSASPEDLDSNQLIMSNIAIWGPIIPIGLAAASLSSALGSIMVAPRTLQAIGMDDIFPQKGLNKWLKKENQKTTEPLNASVISIIIAFVFIFIGDVDFVAQIISMFFMVTYGAICMISFLEHFAADPSYRPTFRSRWYLSLMGAILSFWIMFQMNMTYAIISLLIMGVIYYGINVSNKEHRGLAKLFRGVVFQLSRYLQIFAQRAEKVDREVSWRPFAICISQDTFKRRSAFDLLRWISYKYGFGTYIHYLEGFLNEETNLESKRVMGRLINLASGSKNRVYLDTIISPSMTSAIAQVMQLSSISGHGYNSILFEYSRTEPDQLNYVIDNYNLIESTQFDVCVLNTSFKGFGYHREIHVWIGAEDLENANLMILLAYIIQGHPDWKKGTIKIFAIYPEDELDNQKEKLLALIKSGRLPISPSNIELINANYANKKQVIRQNSIDADLSILGFNHEDVEKEGADLFTGFEDMGNILFVSSYKEINIK